A section of the Mycoplasmopsis synoviae ATCC 25204 genome encodes:
- a CDS encoding DHH family phosphoesterase: MQVNNHKIALEKIKNYDSIVIFHHIQPDGDCLGSQFGLKTLIKDNFPNKKVYCVGDSKNNFSFLDFQMDNEKITPEIMKNSLAIIVDANYKERIENRNLLDLNLFKETLRIDHHPNEDDLDKCTRWVDSSYVAADEMIAHMAILENWKISQTAAEYLYLGINTDSGRFLFSNTSSRTFFIVSKLYETNFNADKLLKNLSKVNFKDLNYNATLLANIKTYQNIVYIKTTKEQMAKFSKNADNGVKVNLISNIENYPIWVQFLERDDNKIRVEARSNGPIVRNACVDFNGGGHQRACGCVLEDFSKVDDFLKRLQKEI, from the coding sequence ATGCAAGTAAATAATCATAAAATTGCCCTTGAAAAAATTAAAAATTACGATTCAATCGTGATTTTTCATCACATTCAGCCAGATGGCGATTGTCTTGGATCTCAATTTGGTTTAAAAACCTTAATAAAAGATAATTTTCCAAATAAAAAAGTTTATTGCGTAGGTGATTCAAAAAATAATTTTAGTTTTTTAGACTTTCAAATGGATAATGAAAAAATAACTCCTGAAATAATGAAAAATTCATTAGCAATAATAGTAGATGCTAACTATAAAGAAAGAATCGAAAATAGAAACCTTTTAGATTTAAATCTTTTTAAAGAAACGCTAAGAATTGATCATCATCCTAATGAAGATGATCTTGATAAATGTACTAGATGGGTTGATTCAAGTTATGTAGCTGCTGACGAAATGATAGCGCATATGGCTATTTTAGAAAATTGAAAAATTTCACAAACAGCAGCTGAATATTTATATTTAGGAATTAATACTGATTCAGGAAGATTTTTATTTTCAAATACATCTAGTAGAACCTTTTTTATAGTTTCTAAGCTTTATGAAACCAATTTTAACGCTGATAAATTATTAAAAAATTTAAGTAAAGTTAATTTTAAGGATTTAAATTACAACGCAACTTTATTAGCAAATATAAAAACATATCAAAATATAGTTTATATAAAAACAACAAAAGAACAAATGGCAAAATTTTCAAAAAATGCTGATAATGGAGTTAAAGTAAATTTAATTTCTAATATTGAAAATTATCCAATTTGAGTTCAATTTTTAGAAAGAGATGACAATAAAATAAGAGTTGAAGCTAGATCCAATGGACCAATTGTTAGAAATGCGTGCGTAGATTTTAATGGTGGGGGTCACCAAAGAGCATGTGGGTGCGTATTAGAAGATTTTTCAAAAGTTGATGATTTTTTGAAAAGATTACAAAAAGAAATTTAA
- the lpdA gene encoding dihydrolipoyl dehydrogenase, giving the protein MYTFKFADIGEGLHEGVVAEIYVKVGQQVKEGDNLFSVETDKVTSDIPSPVSGTVTAIKMAQGDTIHVGQDIFVFDDGKGDAPVAEAPAPKAEAKEEAASVVGEVKVNNDLIDFSKMFSGQPAPKAEEVKSSAAPAPSAEDKTFDEGKKYTGKVDESYDVIVVGSGPGGYLAAEEAGKAGLKTLIVEKKYWGGVCLNTGCIPTKTLLKSADVISYLEHAADYGIVAEKAKIDFSKSWVKMHQRKADVVKKISSSVEMLMKMSKVTSVFGEAKFVGARALEVNGKVYEAKNVILATGSTANKLLKVPGFKSGYKSGEILTSEEAINFDKKLPKKVTIVGGGVIGIEFANVFAKAGSKVTVVQNGPVLLPGMDSDVSKLAKEMLEGMGVEVLLNANTLGYEKKTLKVEVDSKTLSLKQDVVLTAIGRSANAINAAEVGVKLGERGEVLVDSLQRTNVAGVYAIGDVTNQKMLAHVAYAHALVAVFHILGDKQKGSYHPKAVPGCVYTSPEIAFIGMTEAEAKAQGRNVMTAKYSFANLGKAIASNKTKGLVKLVVDKEFGEILGAWMVGENVTDYIAEVAMAMENEISVHEIAHTIHPHPTYNEMIWEAARSASLTLTLAAMKK; this is encoded by the coding sequence ATGTATACATTTAAATTTGCTGATATAGGAGAAGGGCTACACGAAGGTGTGGTCGCTGAGATTTACGTTAAAGTAGGTCAACAAGTAAAAGAAGGTGATAATCTTTTTTCAGTTGAAACTGATAAAGTAACTTCTGATATACCTTCGCCAGTTTCTGGTACAGTTACTGCCATTAAAATGGCACAAGGTGATACCATCCACGTAGGTCAAGATATTTTCGTATTTGACGATGGTAAAGGTGACGCGCCTGTCGCTGAAGCGCCAGCGCCTAAAGCGGAAGCTAAAGAAGAAGCTGCTAGCGTTGTTGGAGAAGTTAAAGTAAATAATGATTTAATTGACTTTTCAAAAATGTTTTCAGGTCAACCTGCTCCTAAGGCAGAAGAAGTTAAGTCATCAGCTGCGCCTGCGCCTTCTGCAGAAGATAAAACCTTTGACGAAGGTAAAAAATACACCGGTAAAGTGGACGAAAGCTACGACGTTATCGTTGTAGGATCAGGTCCTGGTGGATATCTAGCTGCTGAAGAAGCTGGTAAAGCTGGGCTAAAAACTTTAATAGTAGAGAAAAAATACTGAGGAGGAGTATGTCTAAATACCGGATGTATTCCTACTAAAACTCTGCTAAAATCAGCCGATGTTATATCATATCTAGAGCACGCTGCAGATTACGGAATCGTAGCTGAAAAAGCTAAAATAGATTTTAGTAAATCATGAGTTAAAATGCACCAAAGAAAAGCTGACGTTGTTAAAAAGATTTCTTCATCAGTTGAAATGCTAATGAAAATGTCTAAAGTTACTTCAGTTTTTGGTGAAGCTAAATTTGTAGGAGCTAGAGCTTTAGAAGTTAACGGTAAAGTTTACGAAGCTAAAAACGTGATTTTAGCTACCGGTTCTACTGCTAATAAGCTATTAAAAGTTCCAGGATTTAAATCAGGATATAAAAGCGGAGAAATTCTAACATCAGAAGAAGCAATTAATTTTGACAAAAAACTTCCTAAAAAAGTAACCATCGTTGGTGGTGGAGTTATAGGAATAGAATTCGCTAACGTTTTTGCAAAAGCTGGATCAAAAGTTACCGTTGTTCAAAACGGCCCAGTTCTGCTACCAGGAATGGATAGCGATGTTTCAAAATTAGCTAAAGAAATGCTAGAAGGAATGGGCGTTGAAGTTCTACTTAACGCTAATACTTTAGGCTACGAGAAAAAAACTTTAAAAGTTGAAGTAGACTCAAAAACTCTATCTCTTAAACAAGATGTGGTTCTGACCGCTATTGGAAGAAGCGCTAATGCAATTAACGCTGCTGAAGTAGGAGTAAAACTAGGTGAAAGAGGCGAAGTTTTAGTAGACTCACTCCAAAGAACCAATGTTGCAGGAGTTTATGCAATTGGTGACGTGACAAACCAAAAAATGCTAGCTCACGTAGCCTACGCTCACGCGCTTGTTGCTGTATTTCACATTTTAGGAGATAAACAAAAAGGATCATATCATCCAAAAGCTGTGCCTGGATGTGTTTACACCAGCCCTGAGATAGCTTTTATAGGTATGACCGAAGCTGAAGCTAAAGCTCAAGGAAGAAACGTTATGACTGCAAAATATTCTTTTGCAAACCTTGGAAAAGCTATAGCATCAAATAAAACCAAAGGACTTGTAAAATTAGTTGTAGATAAAGAATTTGGTGAAATTCTAGGCGCTTGAATGGTTGGAGAAAATGTAACCGATTATATCGCCGAAGTTGCAATGGCAATGGAAAACGAAATAAGCGTTCATGAAATCGCTCACACAATTCACCCACACCCTACTTACAATGAAATGATATGAGAAGCTGCACGTTCAGCTAGTTTAACTCTGACACTTGCTGCCATGAAAAAATAA